GTGGCATTGCTGAAAATCCCACAGAAATGATTAATAATAATAATACCCGAATTGATTTAGCTGAACCTATAACTAATAATCTTTCTACAACAAATCAAACTCACGCAAAACCCCACTTAAGCCCAAATAAAACGATTTCTAGCGATAATATAGTACCTGCAAGGGGTTGGGTAATGAATGAGAAAGGAGAGGTGATTTTAACTGCCTATGATCCCACTGAGAGTGGTGTTGCGCGTCCATTGACAGTAGCAAAATATTGTTCAGGAATGTAACACTACTGATTTAATTCCTTTAATTCCTAACTATGAATTATGGTAATAAATTTACCTTAGCTATTAGTTTCGACTTCGCTTAATTGTACTTTTATCAAGTTGTGTTCTGTCGTAGTAGTTTCATGATGATGAGATTGTTTACCTCCGATCGCAATGACGGATACTAGCATCGAATGCCAGCAACTTAGTATAAGTAGCCGAGATACGAACGAAGGCGAAACTCATCAAGATACGAATGTATTGCACATTGATAAAATGCTGATTTCTCACTCACCTACTTTTTCTTATTCCATGGTAAGGCATAAGTCCAAGGTAATTTCTTAATAGTAAAAGGGCAATTGACAATACACATTGGAGGTACATTCACCCCAGGAGCTAAACCTAATCGCACTTCCGACAGACGTAATACTAACTGAAGTGAAAATTCAAAAGTTCTCCTTTCCTCCATGAAATCATTGTACATTTTTTTCTGAGGCTTTTGACCAGATTTCAACTTGGAGATATTTACTAAAGGGCTATTAACTTTATATGTTCCAGATTCCTTATCTCTTTGAAAAACATCTTCTGCTGTCACCACTTGAGATAAGGTTTTACCAGGAGCAACTAAACTTGGACTTTGTAAAACGGCTAAATCTCTGGTAATATCCGGTGATTTCCGAATTACTCGACGGGATTGTTTATCATGCTCAACAACTAAAGAACTATTATCCCAGTCTACATAAATAGCGATATTTTGTGATTTATTTTCGACACTCAACGATAGCTCTTTCAATTCATCAATATCATAGAAGGTGTTAAATCTAAATCCAATACCCACATCATTTTGCAACTCTTGCTCTTGTAATTGCTTATCTACAGATGCTTTATCAAAAGAAAATTGAATCTTCTCATCAATGGACTCAATCATCCGATTGAATGTATACAAAACACCAATAATATATAGGGTTAAATATACAAGATTCCCATCACCTGCTGTGGTTGTCATTAATCAAGTCTCCTAGGAATTACAGTTGTCTATTGGCTAATTACGATCAATACGAGAGGAATTTTGTAGCCATCCCCAACGCCAGAATAAGAATAACAGAATAGTGGCAATGAGAATCATGATTCCCCAGCAAAATGCATAACCCCAATACCAGTCAAGCTCTGGCATATTATAGGGAGATTTATCTGTATTGAAATTCATCCCGTAAATACCAACAATAAAAGTCAAAGGAATGAAAATTGTTGATACTACCGTTAAAACTTTCATGATTTCATTCATCTTATTTCCTACGGCAGAAAGATATACATCCATTAATCCGGAAGCAATTTCTCGATAGTTTTCTACCATATCAATAATTTGAATAGTATGGTCATAACAGTCTTTCAGATATATTCTTACTTCCTCATTAATTAAATCATGACCGTCTCGAATCAGAGAGTTGATAGCATCACGTTGGGGCCAAATTGCTCGACGGACTTGTAATAATTCCCGACGGATTTTATAAATTTTATTTAAAGTGTTCTTGCTGGGATTTGTAATAGCTTCCTCTTCCAGTTCTTCAATGCGATCGCCATACATTTCTAAAACAGGAAAAAAACCATCAATAATAGCATCTAGTAAAGCATAAGCTAAATAATCAGCCCCTTGTTTACGAATAATTCCTTTATCTCGAAGTAATCGAGAACGTACTGGTTCAAAACTATCCCGCTCTGGCTCTTCCTGTACCGTCAATAAATATGATTTTCCTAGAACAAAACTAACTTGCTCACTATAAAAACCTCCTTTTTTTCTCGGCATTACCATCCGGGAAATAATCACTATTTGGTCTTCGTAATCTTCTACCTTTGGTCGTTCTGGCACATTCACAATATCCTCTAGAATGAGGGGATGTAAATCAAATACCTTGCCCAATCTTTGGAGAATTGCCGCTGAACCCAAACCTTGAACATCAACCCAAGAAACAGACTCACTATCTAAATAAGGAACACATTCTTCTGGGTTATTTATCTCTTGACGAATGACTGTTTCTGCACAGTAATCAATTAAAACGATGACAGGTAAAGAAGCATCTTCATCAATCACTATTTCTCCAGGGATTAAACCCGGATGATGATAATAATCATCTATCTCGTTATCATCTTCTTCAATATCCAGTTTTTCTTGTGTCATAAATCTTAGCTCATGCTGATTCATTTCTCTGTTGTCGGTACAAAACACACAATTGTTGACTCTTTTCTGCCATAGAGACTATTTATCAAGTGAATATCAAGTCTACTAATCAGGATAAATCGAGTGTGTTGTCAAACAAGAAGTATTTATTATACTCAGTAATCTAGTCTATGGAACTGGGTTTCTTTGCTCATAAGAAAAAACCCATGTTAGAAAAACATGGGATTTAAGGGTGATGATAAATACATTGGTTAAAATCTTAAACCAACTCCCCCTTGTACGGAAAGAGCTGTGCCACCACCATCACGAAAAGCGTCAAAAGCAATAATTGCATTACCAAAAATAGCCAGATTACTATTAGGAACCATATAATCAACACCTGGTTGCAAGGCAAAACTAACTTTGTTCCCCACTGGAGAAGGGGAATCTCCACCTGCAAGAACTAATCCTGCTCCTAAATAGGCATCAGTTTGCCAATTTAAGGGGATGTCATAGGAAACAGTTGGCACGATCGCGATGTTATTTGCAACTAATGCTTGCGCCCGAAAAGAAATAGGCGTTTCTAATAATTTATACCTTGCTGATACTACTGCTCCTAATTGCATCCCGTCGGAAAAACCAACTGTGGGACCAACTCCCACATAACTACCATAGGCAGCTTGGGCATTTACTGGTTGACTCAGGGCTGTCAGACTTAGTAGAGAACCGACAAGGGCGGCTGGAATTAGATAGGAAATATGTCTCATTTTTTATACCTCACACCGTGAGTTTACTCAGTGGTCAGTTTTTCCAGAATGAATGACTGATTGTTACTTGTTGTACCATCAAATCCTCTCGACTAACCACATTCTCCCCTTATCCCATACTTATTAGGGATTCCCTGGGTTTGAGAACCCCGATTTTTCACAAGTATCGCCAAGACAACTAGGGACAACGAGGGTGAATTCCCCCCTGGGTACAAATATAAGCTAGTTGCTTGGTATCCAAATTTTTGACTTGACTAAAATCAACTCCTTTGATGATGGCTGACTGACTTCCTGTAGTCGGTGTTTGCACAAACTGATCTGTAGGATCTGCCTTGCCAGAAAAGAGCGTTGCTCCTTGAAAGTCTGCTCCTGCGAGGTTTGCTCCCTGCAAATCAGCATGACTCAAGTCAGCATTGCGAAAGTTGGCATTTTGTAAATTAGCATTTTGCAAATTAGCGTTGCTTAAACGAGCCGCACTCAGATTGGCATTACGGAGGTCAGTTCTGTCTAAATACGCACCAGATAAATCCGACCCTTGCCAGTCCGTATGGCTAAGGTTGGCAAAGGAAAGCCGGGTGCTACTGGCAATCACACGTCCTAAACGAGCAGCATACAAATCAGCATCTTGAAGTTTGGCTTCACTTAAGTCTGCTCCGGTGAGGCTGGCATTTTCTAAAATTGCATTGCGTAAATCAGCACGTATGAGTTGGGCACTACTGAGATTAACTCCTGTAAGTCGTGCGCTAGAGAGATTAGCTTTATTGAGAATGGCACGACTAAAATTAGCCCGACTCATCAATACACGACTGAGATTTGCTTCAGTCAGATTGCTTTCTTGAAATTGGGCATTAGATAAATCACTAATCCAATCATCATAGGTATCCCAACGTCCATCTTCACCAATTCCTCGAAAACTAGCGCCTTTCAAGCTACCTTGGCTGAGATTTGCTCCCCTAAATTTGACTCCCCAAAGGTCGATTTTGTCAAGTATTAACCCACTTTGGGCAAGGTTTATACGACTTAAGTCTATCCCTAGGGTTTGCCCACTGTAGACGGTAAGAATTTTGCTAATTGCTCGTTGATTGGCAGATAGGCGACTTTGCCGTAATTCCCGACCTGGTGATGTGGAGTTGGTATTATCTAGATCCCCCACTAATGAATGATTAGTCCGTTTGAGTTCGGGGATAGCACTCGTACCTATATTTGCCAGGGCTTGTTGAATAGCATCAATTAGTATGGGGTTTGTTTCCCTGGTCAGTAAATTAACTAAGTATTTTGTTCCTTGGGGATATTTGAGAGTTCCCAGGGCTAAGATAGCGGTACGACGCTCCTCTATACTGGCTTTGGAATTGGGGCTGAGGCGTTGAGCAAAGGTGAGAAATTGTTGACTATATTTTTGTTCTTCTGCCAGACGGCTTTGTTGAGTTTGAATGTATATTTGCGTACCAATCAGGGCAGTTAAGACCCCTGCCATACTGAAAAGGGCGACTCCTAGAAGGGTGGTGCTAGGGTTTTGGCGCAATTTATCCCGCAAACTGACTTTGGGAGCGGGTTCTGGAGTCATGACAACGGAGGCGATCGCCGCTTCTTCGTCTGTGTTTTCCGTCCAGGGAATAGTTTCTTCTATTAATTCGCTTGGGTTAAAGGGTTGATTTGCATCTATGGTATAGGTGGCAGCCAATTGATCGTGGAGCGCACGACGTTTTTTTTGCCAGGGAAAACCCATGCTTTCACTCAACATAATTAACCCTGCGAGTCCAGTCAGGATGAGAATATTGGGAAAAACCGGACTATAACGCCAGAGATAATAAGCTACTGCCACTGGTACTGTCCAGCGTCCAACACCTTCACGTACTGCGATCGCCCCAAAACCTGGTGCATTTCCTTGGGAATTGACAACCTTAACCCCAAACCACCTTTTGGGCAAACTACTACCCCTAGTTGCTAACAAATACAACTGGCAAAAAGAGACAGTTATGGGTGCAAGGATAGCAACTGTCCACAGAAAATTGGTGGGAAAAGCCACATTCCGCGTACCATAACTCACGGGTAAAGCCAAAGGACGAGCAACTTCTCTTTCTGTTGCAACTAATAAGGGGTTGAGGGGTACACGATTGAGATCCCGAAATGAGTTGGCATAAGCACCCATACTAAAAGGTATTAAACCACTGGCAACCACCAATGTCATTTCTGTTGTCCAAGCGGCAAAACGCCTCATATTTAATGACAGAGAGGGAGACTTCCCTGATTGGGGAAACTCATTGGAACTTTGCTGTTTACTTCTCCTCACGGTTGGGGTTGCCATTACTTAAATTCCCTATAATTCTAATGTTTTTGCCGTTCTCTACTTGATGGGAGTCTATTAAACCTTGCCATTCCAGCTGTTAGAGATGAAGAATTTGTACCCAAAGTACACTAGTCCTGCCAGGATTGCCAAACTAATCGCTGATGCGACTAATTTCAGTACCGCTTGGAGTATAGCAAGGGTAATCAGGATGGCGATCGCCCCCGATACTAACTTTCCTATGGTTGATAATTGGTTAAATTTGCTCAAAATCCCTGAGAATAAACTATTTCTCTGGACAGCATCAGGAAATTTAAATTTTTCCGTTTGTTTTTGAACTACCTCAAAGGAGTTATTAATTTTTGTTTCTAGCTCTTGCAAACGACGCTGTAAATCTTCTTCTGATTGCGGGTTCATAACTTTTTACCTCGTATCCAATAATTTTTCTGTAATTTAACAAAGAAACTTGCTGTTACACAAAATCACTACACAGAATTTGAATTTTCTCTGATATTCCCAGGCAAACCTATAATTTAAAGAATAGGGACGAAACTCTCAACTGGTGAAATTTACCATCAATCACTAATACTGAATTGCTAATGGTAATAAAATAAAGAAAAGCCATAGATAACAAGAAAAACCTTTTTCATTTATCCTGCTGTGGGCAGTTCATCACAGTTATTAATTGTTTCACCCTGATTGTCCGTTTTTTCTTGTTCCTCAATCTCAGTTGAGTGCAGAAATTCAATAGTTGTATATTTAAGTATTCTCACCAACTATTGCATAACAGTCATTTGCAACTAAGTCTTTTTATCTTGTCCAGTCGTTGAAACATTCTGCCATTTTCTGTCAATCGCTCATTAAACAACCACTATAGGCAACCGCAGCCCAAAAATTCTCCTCTCTACCTCTTTATTGTTAATCACAAATTCTTCATATTAATGCGGAAATTTTTATTGAATATTTTATACCGATATTCTGGCACCGAAAGGAACAATCATTTGCTAGAAGCGTCTATAAAATTAAAATATGTGTATCAATATAACTCTTGAAAGGCTCAGGAGTATTAATAATATGATGAAGATACAAAGTTTATGGAAAATTCTCCCCACTACCCTAATTATTAGTCTTGGCTTTTCCTCCACCCAAGCTGTAAATGCACAAATGGTAGAGATTAGCGCTAATTTTCAGCCAGATCCTATGGTGATGAGTGGTAGGTCTGGAGGTAATCAAACTAGTAACTGTGGTAACATTTCTTCCCAACCTAGCCAGATAATTGAGGTCAAAGAGTCTTTACCTTACCTGCGTGTTACTCTTCAAGGTTCACAGCAATCAACCCTACTGATTGACGGTCCGGGAGGTCGTTTCTGCGTCATGCCTGACAACTATTCAGGGAAAAAACCAGAAATCTCTGGGTTCTGGCAAGCAGGACGTTACAGATTTTATATTGGAGAACTTTCCTCTGGACAGTCTGACTACACATTATTTATTTCCCAGCAGAAATCACCAGTCAAGTGACCAGAGAGAATAATTTTTTCATAATTTCTCAGAACTCAGCTAGGAAGTAGAGAGTATGTACTTTCTAGCTGTACTTTATAGTTTGTTAAATTTCTGCTACTTCATCGAAACAGCATCCACATCCACGGTTTCCTCGCTAGCAGACACAGTTTCCTTCGGTTCATTTTCGTCAACCGAACCCTTGCGAGCTTTAAAACCTGCAATCACCACCTGGGATACTTCCGTGACAAGTAATGTTAAAAGAAATACATCATCTAGTTGACCAACGATGGGCAAAAAGTCAGGAGAAATGTCAATTGGGCTGACTAAATATAATAAAGTGCCGATGATTACCCACCAGCGATACTTCGGGTTGCGTAGTAAATCACGATACCAAGTGTATACAGATTGAATAGAAAATTTCATGACCTTATCCTCAAATTACCTTCAATTTTGGCAAATAATGTCCTAAACTTCCTGTGGGAATAACCGTCCCCATGGAGGCTAAATTCCTAAAGATAACTGTTTGTCAATAGCTGGTGATACTTAACACGAGTATCCTATTTGTGCATTAATCTTTAGAATAAAAAAGCCTGGGGATATTTGGTTGAGGAATGAACGGAGGAATCACATAGTGGATATTTTAGATTTAATTCAAAAGGGTGGACCGGCAATGTATCCATTGCTTGCCCTTTCTGTGTTGTCTCTCAGTGTAATTTTTGAACGTCTTTGGTTTTGGTTACGTTTTTTAAACCAAGAGCGGGAAATTGTCGATCGCGTCTTAGATGCAGCGCGGGAAGATTGGACAATAGCTAGAGAT
The Calothrix sp. 336/3 DNA segment above includes these coding regions:
- the corA gene encoding magnesium/cobalt transporter CorA, which gives rise to MTQEKLDIEEDDNEIDDYYHHPGLIPGEIVIDEDASLPVIVLIDYCAETVIRQEINNPEECVPYLDSESVSWVDVQGLGSAAILQRLGKVFDLHPLILEDIVNVPERPKVEDYEDQIVIISRMVMPRKKGGFYSEQVSFVLGKSYLLTVQEEPERDSFEPVRSRLLRDKGIIRKQGADYLAYALLDAIIDGFFPVLEMYGDRIEELEEEAITNPSKNTLNKIYKIRRELLQVRRAIWPQRDAINSLIRDGHDLINEEVRIYLKDCYDHTIQIIDMVENYREIASGLMDVYLSAVGNKMNEIMKVLTVVSTIFIPLTFIVGIYGMNFNTDKSPYNMPELDWYWGYAFCWGIMILIATILLFLFWRWGWLQNSSRIDRN
- a CDS encoding pentapeptide repeat-containing protein, whose amino-acid sequence is MATPTVRRSKQQSSNEFPQSGKSPSLSLNMRRFAAWTTEMTLVVASGLIPFSMGAYANSFRDLNRVPLNPLLVATEREVARPLALPVSYGTRNVAFPTNFLWTVAILAPITVSFCQLYLLATRGSSLPKRWFGVKVVNSQGNAPGFGAIAVREGVGRWTVPVAVAYYLWRYSPVFPNILILTGLAGLIMLSESMGFPWQKKRRALHDQLAATYTIDANQPFNPSELIEETIPWTENTDEEAAIASVVMTPEPAPKVSLRDKLRQNPSTTLLGVALFSMAGVLTALIGTQIYIQTQQSRLAEEQKYSQQFLTFAQRLSPNSKASIEERRTAILALGTLKYPQGTKYLVNLLTRETNPILIDAIQQALANIGTSAIPELKRTNHSLVGDLDNTNSTSPGRELRQSRLSANQRAISKILTVYSGQTLGIDLSRINLAQSGLILDKIDLWGVKFRGANLSQGSLKGASFRGIGEDGRWDTYDDWISDLSNAQFQESNLTEANLSRVLMSRANFSRAILNKANLSSARLTGVNLSSAQLIRADLRNAILENASLTGADLSEAKLQDADLYAARLGRVIASSTRLSFANLSHTDWQGSDLSGAYLDRTDLRNANLSAARLSNANLQNANLQNANFRNADLSHADLQGANLAGADFQGATLFSGKADPTDQFVQTPTTGSQSAIIKGVDFSQVKNLDTKQLAYICTQGGIHPRCP
- a CDS encoding YkvA family protein; the encoded protein is MKFSIQSVYTWYRDLLRNPKYRWWVIIGTLLYLVSPIDISPDFLPIVGQLDDVFLLTLLVTEVSQVVIAGFKARKGSVDENEPKETVSASEETVDVDAVSMK